From one Jatrophihabitans sp. genomic stretch:
- a CDS encoding condensation domain-containing protein, producing MVAREQRSPNACSNTLAEVLSAYETFRTHFEITESNSVHQLVQQSVSVPVMSFPTGEIPPGFHPSTFDVTSPPLLRVGFETEGGEVVRVHLVWSHLLLDAYSTELVCEQLTAALSGLDRSPGAVVQPVECSAWEVSEDGLAYNRRSLEHWRSQLPHFPARYVGIGAGEEAGFFLGRLEAPGMVAAATRAAAAARVSAPTVLIAAVAETLCRLTGMRQLPFLLRTSGRARKQAHTVGPMAEDAPALYSPASDHSGVRESLSTMFRQLLRAQEYGAYNPADLASMLTSLAEEGFVPDRRVLINCQQGGAKELAAAAANEFQFEWIGEREFDPSVCYVDIFPADGSFLFMLDSTFISRKRFEEAVPMLVGLPDKWRHDS from the coding sequence GTGGTTGCCAGGGAGCAGCGATCTCCGAATGCCTGCTCGAATACGCTGGCCGAAGTGCTATCGGCATACGAGACGTTCCGGACGCATTTTGAGATAACTGAAAGCAATTCCGTACATCAGCTGGTGCAGCAAAGCGTTTCCGTCCCCGTCATGTCCTTCCCGACCGGCGAGATTCCGCCCGGGTTCCACCCGTCGACCTTCGACGTGACATCGCCGCCGCTTCTTCGAGTGGGCTTCGAGACCGAGGGGGGCGAGGTCGTCCGGGTGCACTTGGTGTGGTCGCACCTGCTGCTCGACGCCTACTCGACAGAGCTGGTCTGCGAACAGCTCACGGCCGCCTTGTCCGGGCTCGACCGTTCCCCTGGCGCGGTGGTGCAACCCGTCGAATGCTCCGCGTGGGAGGTGTCCGAGGACGGCCTCGCGTACAACAGGCGATCGCTCGAACATTGGCGGTCCCAGCTGCCCCACTTCCCGGCTCGTTATGTTGGCATCGGGGCGGGCGAGGAGGCCGGCTTCTTCCTGGGCCGATTGGAGGCGCCCGGAATGGTGGCGGCGGCTACCAGGGCGGCAGCGGCCGCCCGGGTCTCGGCTCCGACTGTCCTGATCGCCGCCGTGGCAGAAACGCTGTGCAGGCTCACCGGAATGAGACAGTTGCCGTTCCTGCTGCGTACCAGTGGCAGGGCCAGAAAACAGGCGCACACGGTCGGACCGATGGCTGAGGACGCCCCCGCTCTCTATTCACCCGCAAGTGATCACAGTGGCGTGCGGGAGTCGTTGTCCACTATGTTCCGCCAACTTCTACGCGCTCAGGAGTACGGGGCGTATAACCCGGCCGACTTGGCATCGATGCTTACGTCGCTGGCGGAGGAGGGATTCGTCCCCGATCGTCGAGTCTTGATCAACTGTCAGCAGGGTGGTGCCAAAGAACTGGCTGCCGCGGCCGCGAACGAATTCCAGTTCGAGTGGATCGGGGAACGGGAATTCGACCCGAGCGTGTGTTATGTGGATATCTTTCCCGCCGATGGCTCCTTCCTCTTCATGCTCGACTCGACTTTCATTTCTCGGAAAAGGTTCGAG
- a CDS encoding AMP-binding protein, translating into MMLVQTSPLEAAGYRRDSTVFVLPDGEELSYATVRRLLEDWLRVFSSPDKVLVVCLGANVLSTALAYLAAWEAGHAVALLDPAIDSAALDGFLTAYQPEFVVGPGALPETDVANRYGLVGRPEPATAIWRAHSRPGAAIDADLALVLLTSGTTGGSKSVRLSHAGVVSNALAIAETLDIKPSDRAATSLPLHYSYGLSVLNSHLIRGASVALSADAPSSQSFWRHFARDGCTSFAGVPATYETLARRLPQIAGLPRMRVMTQAGGHLRDELVRLYSAALDGAGARFFVMYGQTEATARIACLDPQSEPGRIGSVGTAIPGGSIDIRDEVGLPQPDGIVGQVWYEGPNVMHGYASTRQDLSLGDQLGGRLATGDLGFLRDGYLYLVGRTKRISKIMGKRLGLDDLELRLGTVSSTAAVDGGDCVVLFAECPPKEYYSSVRRLAADFVLPYSAFRVHEVAALPRLTSGKIDYQALTR; encoded by the coding sequence ATGATGCTTGTACAGACCTCACCGCTTGAGGCCGCCGGTTACCGACGGGATTCTACCGTATTTGTTCTGCCCGATGGCGAAGAGCTTTCTTATGCAACAGTGCGTCGTTTGTTGGAAGACTGGCTGCGGGTTTTCTCCTCCCCCGACAAAGTGCTCGTGGTGTGTCTGGGCGCGAATGTCTTGTCGACTGCGCTTGCGTACCTCGCGGCCTGGGAGGCCGGCCACGCGGTCGCTCTGCTTGATCCGGCGATCGACTCCGCCGCTCTGGACGGCTTCCTAACGGCGTACCAACCCGAGTTCGTCGTTGGCCCGGGTGCCCTGCCGGAGACAGATGTCGCCAACCGTTACGGGCTCGTGGGTCGGCCCGAGCCCGCCACCGCGATCTGGCGCGCGCACAGTCGGCCAGGCGCCGCCATTGATGCTGACCTCGCGCTCGTGCTACTCACCTCTGGGACGACCGGCGGTAGCAAGTCGGTCCGCCTGTCCCATGCAGGGGTGGTGAGCAACGCGCTTGCAATCGCCGAGACGCTTGATATCAAGCCGTCCGATCGCGCGGCGACCTCACTGCCACTGCACTATTCTTACGGGCTCTCGGTGCTCAACAGTCACCTAATCCGCGGCGCATCCGTGGCGCTTTCCGCGGATGCTCCGAGCAGCCAATCGTTCTGGCGACACTTTGCCCGTGACGGCTGCACAAGCTTTGCCGGCGTGCCGGCGACCTACGAGACGTTGGCCCGCCGTCTTCCCCAGATCGCGGGACTGCCGAGGATGCGGGTGATGACCCAGGCTGGCGGCCATCTGCGTGATGAGTTGGTCCGGTTGTACTCCGCCGCCCTAGATGGCGCCGGAGCTCGATTCTTTGTGATGTATGGCCAGACCGAGGCCACCGCGCGGATTGCCTGTCTGGACCCGCAGAGCGAGCCTGGCCGTATCGGCTCTGTCGGTACAGCCATACCAGGCGGCAGCATTGACATACGGGATGAGGTGGGGCTCCCTCAGCCTGACGGCATCGTGGGCCAGGTCTGGTACGAGGGGCCGAACGTCATGCACGGGTATGCGAGCACGCGCCAAGACTTGTCGCTGGGCGATCAGCTTGGCGGCCGCCTGGCCACCGGGGATCTGGGCTTTCTGCGGGACGGCTATTTGTATCTCGTTGGCCGGACTAAACGAATCAGCAAGATCATGGGAAAGCGGCTCGGGCTCGACGACCTGGAATTGCGCCTAGGCACGGTCAGTTCGACCGCCGCGGTTGATGGGGGTGACTGTGTTGTGTTATTCGCCGAATGCCCACCAAAGGAATACTATTCCTCCGTTCGGCGTTTGGCGGCTGACTTCGTGTTGCCATACTCCGCCTTCAGAGTCCATGAAGTAGCGGCCCTTCCCCGCCTCACCTCGGGCAAGATCGATTACCAGGCGCTAACTCGATAA
- a CDS encoding AMP-binding protein: MDLTARDRIEEIARNRPGDPALIGFDADLTPQRVSWLEFATEVGRISDAMQAQVGGDPQPPVIAVDAANTTASVLHIVATLCAGMTLLPLNAKAPKAERQRLLDLVAAEHGPVLGINDNLALYPRAEPARRSGAATDLGEHRHSSFLLPTGGSSGTIKVTAHPGPFGYNAARVPSPFLRQLGWRSGQRQLAVGPLHHAGPFLTLLDGVWDANTVILQPVFSPQWSIQLIQEQAVEWVQLTPSYMRAIVQLADPKPTSFATVRAVVHTAAACDDMTKRAWIDLVGPSRLYEYYGATEQVGVAAVRGDQWLIRPGTVGKGVFTQIRILDEAGRRMPPRAVGRVFMRSAHGYHSRHSAGEGHIESTVDGFKSVGDHGWLDEDGYLFLVPRRDDMINVGGENVYAAEVEAVLLEHPRVRDAVAVAMPDADLGCVVRVYATTQDGEAADIESLLIHCRRRLAGHKVPRRIDIVDEVPRSPAGKLERWRLSSTQPDAPTSPT, translated from the coding sequence GTGGATCTGACCGCTCGCGACCGTATCGAGGAGATAGCGCGGAACCGGCCAGGCGACCCAGCTCTGATCGGCTTCGACGCGGATCTGACACCTCAACGGGTCAGCTGGCTGGAGTTCGCCACAGAGGTAGGCCGAATCTCAGATGCGATGCAGGCCCAGGTAGGGGGTGACCCTCAGCCACCCGTCATCGCGGTGGACGCCGCGAACACCACGGCCTCGGTGTTGCACATCGTAGCGACGCTCTGCGCGGGGATGACGCTACTGCCACTTAACGCCAAGGCGCCCAAGGCAGAGCGCCAACGCCTACTCGACCTCGTCGCAGCCGAGCACGGGCCGGTCCTAGGGATTAACGACAACCTTGCGCTGTATCCCCGCGCGGAGCCGGCAAGGCGATCCGGCGCTGCCACAGATCTAGGAGAACATAGGCACAGCTCGTTCCTACTTCCTACCGGGGGAAGCTCTGGAACCATCAAGGTGACGGCGCACCCGGGCCCCTTCGGCTACAACGCAGCGCGGGTGCCTTCGCCATTTCTCCGCCAACTCGGCTGGCGGTCCGGCCAACGGCAGCTCGCAGTCGGACCGTTGCATCACGCTGGCCCGTTCCTGACCTTGTTGGATGGCGTATGGGATGCGAATACTGTGATCCTTCAACCCGTCTTCTCGCCACAGTGGTCGATCCAGCTGATTCAGGAGCAGGCCGTGGAATGGGTTCAGCTGACTCCCTCCTACATGCGGGCCATTGTCCAGCTGGCTGACCCGAAACCGACTTCATTCGCCACTGTGCGCGCGGTTGTGCACACTGCCGCCGCATGTGACGACATGACTAAGCGGGCATGGATCGATCTGGTGGGTCCGAGTCGGCTATACGAGTACTACGGCGCGACCGAACAGGTCGGCGTTGCTGCTGTGCGGGGTGATCAATGGTTGATCCGGCCAGGCACGGTGGGCAAGGGAGTATTCACCCAGATCCGCATCCTCGATGAGGCGGGCAGGCGCATGCCGCCGCGAGCCGTCGGGCGGGTGTTCATGCGTTCAGCGCACGGCTACCACAGCCGCCACTCTGCGGGCGAGGGGCACATCGAGTCTACCGTGGACGGGTTCAAGAGCGTTGGTGATCATGGCTGGTTGGACGAGGACGGTTATCTGTTCTTGGTGCCACGTCGCGACGATATGATCAATGTCGGCGGAGAGAACGTTTATGCGGCCGAAGTGGAGGCAGTGCTCCTCGAACACCCTCGGGTGAGAGATGCGGTCGCGGTAGCGATGCCCGATGCTGACCTCGGCTGTGTGGTGCGTGTCTACGCGACAACCCAGGATGGGGAAGCCGCAGATATCGAGAGCTTGCTGATTCACTGCCGGCGTCGCTTGGCCGGGCACAAAGTGCCTCGACGCATCGATATCGTTGATGAGGTGCCAAGGTCCCCCGCGGGTAAACTGGAACGCTGGCGGCTAAGTAGCACACAGCCGGACGCGCCCACTAGCCCAACGTAG
- a CDS encoding thioesterase domain-containing protein: MNADSAMRENNDPNSRVPIDVVESTIWFIVEQTLRTSVRPWENLLEIGATSIDALRIIGRVAEETGVKVALERFLLRPTVQDLARLAREKRGAGDGGSRSWDGDLSRQVPLLLPFGRVSVILSLLPPTAQAVVCTVEPPDVREDSPLVSVSDLLAQYPAPVRRWLSESPVVAAYSVAADLAIEAVARRERQGRPVRRLILVDPALQPHVRSARMSQLLELSSEDLRNNPDLLKVLDDIDEFRRTSVDRRRADQLPELLSALKPHVELFARLDDNFELHDSERALLFRDYASFFRLMVAASQHEPPTIDAPVTVVVSSQYERQGGGRVLEQCRSFFHGPVELLRVPGDHFTALLSPELAELFANALGQSPGLVESPVEPLRPSWLRP; encoded by the coding sequence GTGAACGCCGACTCAGCGATGCGGGAGAACAACGACCCTAACTCTCGTGTCCCCATCGATGTGGTGGAATCAACTATCTGGTTCATAGTCGAGCAGACACTGAGGACCAGTGTCCGCCCCTGGGAAAATCTCCTCGAGATCGGCGCTACCTCCATCGACGCTCTGCGCATCATAGGGAGGGTCGCCGAGGAAACCGGCGTGAAGGTGGCGCTGGAACGATTCCTTCTGCGGCCGACCGTACAGGACCTCGCGCGGCTAGCCCGTGAGAAGCGGGGTGCTGGTGATGGCGGTTCCAGAAGTTGGGATGGCGACCTTTCGAGGCAGGTGCCGTTACTCCTTCCGTTCGGTCGGGTCAGCGTGATACTGAGTCTCTTGCCGCCGACCGCTCAGGCCGTGGTGTGTACCGTCGAGCCCCCGGACGTCCGGGAGGACTCCCCCCTGGTCTCGGTCTCAGACCTATTGGCGCAGTATCCAGCGCCCGTGCGCCGCTGGCTGTCCGAGAGCCCAGTAGTGGCTGCTTACTCTGTGGCGGCGGACCTCGCGATAGAGGCGGTTGCGCGCCGCGAGCGGCAAGGCCGACCGGTGCGGCGCCTCATCCTCGTGGACCCGGCGCTTCAACCGCACGTACGGTCGGCGCGGATGTCGCAGCTCCTGGAACTGTCTTCTGAGGACCTTCGCAACAATCCTGACTTGCTCAAGGTTCTGGACGACATCGACGAGTTCCGCCGTACTTCGGTGGACCGGAGGCGCGCGGACCAGTTGCCCGAGCTGCTGTCCGCACTGAAACCGCACGTCGAATTGTTTGCTCGGCTTGACGACAACTTCGAACTTCACGACAGCGAGCGCGCGCTGTTGTTCCGCGATTACGCATCATTTTTCAGATTGATGGTGGCGGCCTCGCAGCACGAGCCGCCGACGATCGATGCGCCTGTGACGGTCGTCGTGTCGAGTCAATACGAGCGGCAAGGCGGTGGACGAGTTCTGGAACAGTGTCGTTCCTTCTTCCACGGGCCGGTAGAGCTGCTCCGGGTGCCGGGAGACCATTTCACCGCGCTCCTTTCGCCTGAGCTCGCCGAACTATTCGCGAACGCGCTGGGCCAATCCCCTGGACTCGTGGAGAGTCCCGTTGAGCCACTCCGGCCCTCTTGGCTTCGGCCGTGA
- a CDS encoding phosphopantetheine-binding protein encodes MSPRITDLEPVIAQHPDVREVAIVDLPEADSLAARRVAVVVPRDFASAPEIREFAWETLGDEEAPDGVLLVRQLPIAADGAVDLLALRRWIDEEPDSLSVYLPPTTSTENELAVLFAELLGKRRVGVNDDFLEQGGNSSIAIEAINLIEERLGVRLGLEEFFDGGRIRTLAVLTDQKRQADPKADDKS; translated from the coding sequence ATGTCACCCCGCATCACAGATCTAGAGCCGGTTATAGCCCAGCATCCAGACGTCCGGGAAGTGGCGATCGTGGACCTGCCGGAGGCGGATTCGCTGGCAGCGCGGCGGGTGGCTGTCGTGGTCCCTCGAGATTTCGCCAGTGCGCCAGAGATCCGCGAATTTGCTTGGGAGACGCTTGGTGATGAAGAGGCGCCCGACGGCGTGTTGCTCGTGCGCCAGCTTCCGATAGCGGCAGACGGCGCTGTCGATCTCCTCGCGCTGCGACGGTGGATCGACGAAGAGCCCGACAGCCTGTCCGTGTACCTTCCACCGACGACGTCGACTGAGAACGAACTTGCCGTGCTATTTGCGGAGTTACTAGGCAAGCGGCGGGTAGGGGTTAACGACGATTTCCTGGAGCAAGGCGGCAATTCGTCGATCGCGATCGAGGCGATAAACCTCATCGAGGAGCGGCTTGGCGTCCGACTCGGCCTTGAGGAATTCTTCGACGGAGGGAGAATTCGTACACTGGCGGTGCTGACCGACCAAAAACGACAAGCGGATCCGAAGGCGGATGATAAATCGTAG